The genome window GCGCAAACGGAAACATTAACACGATTTATATCTTCTCTGTCGTCGCTGCGCTCATTCTCATCATTGCCTGCATTAATTACGTGAATCTTTACACGGCGCGCTCCATGAAACGGGTGCGTGAAGTGGGTGTCCGTAAGGCGGTTGGCTCGAAGCGCTCACAATTGGTTGCCCAATTCCTGACCGAATCATTTCTAATGACCATTTCAGCAGGGATCATCGGTGTGTTATTGGTAATGATTGCATTGCCTTTTTTCAATGAACTAGCGAATAAATCGTTGACAATGAGTTATGGTAATAGTTGGTCAACGGCTTTGGCAGCATTGGGATTTGTTGTGATCATCGGTCTGGTCAGCGGCGTTTACCCTGCCTTTATGCTGTCTGGATTTCGGCCGGTTATTGCTTTAAAAGGTCAGTTGGGCAGCCAGATCGGCGGTGCTCAGTTTCGTAAATCGCTGGTGGTTTTCCAATTTGCCGTAACCGTGATCATGATCGCTTGTTCCGGCATTGTATACCGACAATTATATTATGTTAATCATAAAGATCTGGGGTTTAATAAGGACCAGGTTTTGACATTTCATATCGATCGCGAAGAAACCAGGAGTCAGATCAATGCGATCAAGCAGAAACTAAACCAGAGCCCGCTTATCGAAAGCGTTGCTGCTGCAAGCAATCCGTTAGGGAACAATGGGTTAAGTTCCGGCGGTTTGTTCATAGAAACCGAGTCTGGTGAAATGCCCGGTTCGCCACAGGTAATCAAGCGATTTTCGGCAGATGGCGATTTTGTTAAAACATTGGAAATTAAACTTTTGCAAGGCAGAAGTTTTCACGACAACTCCCCGGCTGACCAAACTAACGCACTGCTGGTAAATGAAGCTCTGGTAAAAAAACAAGGCTGGAATGATCCGGTAGGCAAAAGGATCAGATATTTTATTGATGATAAAGGCACAACGAGGGAAGCAAAAGTGATTGGTGTGGTCGCCGATTTTCACACCTATTCTTTACAGCACAAGATTGAACCGCTGGCGATCCAGCTCCCGGCGCCATCGGACAAAGACAATGTTTACGTGCGCATCCAACGCGGAAAAACGCAGGAAGCGCTGGCTTACATTAGCAATGCTTACAAGCTTTTCGATCCCGAAGCCAAGCTTGATTTTCACTTTATCGACGAAAATTTTTCCAGACAATATCAGGCAGAACAAAAGCAGGGAAGTGTTTTGCTATCATTTGCAGTGTTGGCTGTCGTTATTGCTTGCCTGGGTTTGTTCGGGCTTGCAGCATTTGCCGCGGAAGCCAGAACTAAGGAAATTGGCGTCAGAAAAGTCCTGGGTGCCAGCGTGCAAAACGTCGTCTTGCTCCTATCGGGCGACTTTTTAAAATTGGTAATCATCGCCATCATAATCAGCATTCCTGTGGCAGTTTATGCCATGAAGGAATGGCTGAAAAGCTTTGAATATCAGGCTGGTTTATCGTGGTGGGTGTTTGCGTCGGCTGGTTTTATCGCATTGGTCATTGCGCTGCTCACAGTGAGTTTCCAGGCGCTCCGGGCTGCGCTGGTTAATCCGGTTGAATCATTAAAAAGCGAATAATATCGTAGTAAGCGCTGGGCGGCAAACCGTTAAAAATAGTTAAACGGCAGCTCAGCGAAAATCAGCGCCCGAAAATTTGGCTAGTTTTGGGAATGATCCAAAATTACTTCAAAATCGCCTGGCGTAACCTGCTCAAACGCAAGTTCTATTCACTGGTAATGATCTTCGGGCTGTCGGTCGGAATGACATTTACATTCCTCATTATGAGCTTCGTATGGGGTGAAATGAGGGTCAACAGCGACTTGCGAAATGCGGACAATCAATACATTGTCCGCAGCAAATGGAAGAACCCGGATATGGGCATTGATATGGCGACGCTGGGTCCGCTTGGCGCAACGTTAAAAGCTGATTACCCGGGTTTGGTGGCGAATTTCTACCGTTACGACGGCATTACAGTTGCCGTTTCCAAAAACGATAAACATTTCCGTGAGGAGGTGCAGACGGGTGATTCAACATTGCTTGCCATGTATGGTTTTCCGCTGTTACACGGCGATGCCAAAACTGCATTGAACAGGAGCAATTCGGTGGCCATAACCGAGGAAAAAGCATTAAAATATTTTGGCAGAACAGATGTTTTGGGTGAAACATTAACCTTGCACAATTTCATCGGCGGTAAGCAGGAATTCCAGGTTACTGCCGTTTTGAAAACGCTTGGTAATAATTCTGTGAACAATCTGTTGCCGAAGCCTGTGGAAATTTTTATTCCGCTAAGCAGCTTGGATGGCCGAAAGGGCGCCGAAGATAATTGGGATTTCCCCTACATGATCACCTATATTGAGCTGCAAAACGGCATAACGCCGAAAGACCTTCAAAAGCCTGTTGCTCAAACTCTTGCGACGCACGGATCTGCAAATACAAAGGCCAATCTGGAAGTTTATCTCACGCCTCTCAAAGAATATTACCTCGACGCAAACAATGGATTAGTTCGGAAAATGATCTACACGCTCTCCGGCGTGACGCTTTTCATTTTGCTGATGGCCATTGTCAATTTCGTCAACATTTCCATTGGTAAATCCTCCTCTCGTTTGAAAGAAATTGGTGTTAGAAAAGTGCTGGGCAGTCAGAAAATGCAGCTGGTCGGTCAATTTCTTGCTGAATCCGTTATTCTTGCATTGCTAGCCATGCTTCTTTCGATCTTGTTTTACGAAATCTCGCGCGGAGCGTTTTCGGATATTTTGGGAAAACCATTGCCGTCTTCATTGGTATTGTTCCCTTATTCACTTGTTATGCCATTGTTGTGCGCATTGATAATTGGCTTAATGGCAGGTATTTACCCAGCTTTTGTACTTTCAGGCATCTCTTCAATCGACTCCATGAAGGGCAAACTCAAATCGATCAGGGAAAATGTGCTGTTGCGACGGGGGCTTGTTGCCTCGCAGTTTGTCATAGCCCTGTTTGTGTTTGCGGGCGCAGTCGTCATCGCTAAACAGGTCGATTATTTTTTCAACAAAAATCTGGGTTACAACAAGGAATCGCTCGTTTCCATTGCCGTTCCCCGCGATTGGACGCCAGAGGGACTAGCAAAAATGGAAGCCATCCGGGACCAGCTTTCGCAATTAAAGGAAGTAAGTAATGTGAGTCTGTCCTACGAAATCCCAAACGGAAACAACGGCGGGCACACCGGGCTATACAAGTCCGGCCAGGATTCGACACAGGCCATTCACACCCAATTTGTAAGCACAGACGAAAAATATGCCGACACTTACCAGATCAAAATCCTGGCTGGAAAGTTCTTTAATGCCAAACAAGGTGCATTTCAGGCCAACCGGATCGTGCTGAACCAGACTGCTGCGAAAGCCCTGGGTTTCGCAAATCCTCAAGACGCAGTTGGCCAGCAGGTAAGGGTCCATAATGTGCCTGGCATACTGACTGTTGACGGCGTTTCGGCAGATTTCAATTTCGCGTCTATGCATCAGGTTATCAAGCCATTGGGATTTTTTCACGTAAAAGAAGGAAACGCGTTCCGCTTCCTCACATTCCGCCTCAACCCGTCTAATTTGGGTGAATCCATGGCTGTTATTGAAAACAAATGGCGGGAGCTGATGCCCGATGCGCCGTTCGAATATGCATTTATGGATGACACGCTTCAAAAACTGTATCAATCTGAAATGCAGCTCAAAAAGGCATCGCAAATAGCGACCATTCTTTCTGTAGTGATTGTTTTACTCGGCGTCCTCGGCATGGTTTCACTCAATGTCGCCCGCCGAACGCGCGAACTGGGCATCCGCAAAGTCCTCGGCGCCTCGGAAATAGGCATTATCATGCTTTTTCTCAAAGAATTTTTGCTGGTAATGGCATTAGCCATGCTCATCTCCTTCCCCCTGGCATTCCTGACAATGAAACGCTGGCTGGAAACCTACGCCTACCGCATCCAGGTCGGCTGGGAACCGTTCGCCCTGGTCGGAACCGGATTTTGTCTGATTATCATTATCCTAGTCTGCCTGCAAACCACAAAAGCAGCATTAATGAATCCTGTTAAGAGCCTGCGGAGCGAGTGATGCGGGTTGGGGATTATCATCCGAAAGCATCTTATGATAATCCTGAGTTGAGTATTTTTTCTTGTCTAAAACTTCTTTCAATTCTTTTTGCAATCCCTGATCAAAATAATCCATCAACATCTTCCTAACTTCAAGTTCCTCTGACTCACTAATGCCCTGTTCGAAAAGCCTTAACAAGCTAATCTGCATATCATTAAGCCTGCTACTTCCACGAAATTGTTCCGATGTTGACACCATTTCCATCCTGATTTTACCAATGCAATTTACTAAATATCGCGATTTACTGAAACAAATTTAATCCTGCTTAAAACTAATAATGGTGTGGTAATGTAATTACTAAACAGATTTAAAAACCTCATAAAGAACATATTCATCACTTTCTACAAACTCATGAATGGATTGAGTTTTTGACAGTAATATCTCAGCTAGTGCGGAGGTTGAACAGTTTCCGGTTCTTATCCAGATCACTTTGGGAGGAATGGAAAAAAGATGAAGAAGGCGGACAAAATCGTCATCAATGGTAAGAACTGCATCATAGTTATTTTCACGGGCAAACATGAAAATTTTATGATCATCTGCATTAATCAGATCCAAACTCTTCACATGCTGAACCTCACTATAACCTTCTGAAATAAGAGGCAGTAACCGATGCGAAATGTTCTGATCTACTAATAACTTCATGCAGCAACATCGTAAAAGATTTTCTTTTGCTGATTCGCGGAGAATTCTAATGCAACCATAATATCCTCCTTTGTCAACTCCGGAAAGTCAGCAATAATATCTTCGAATGACATTCCAGAAGCGAGCCAGAGCAAAATATCCTCTACTGTAATCCGCATTTCACGGATGCACGGCTTTCCACTTCTTTTGCCTTCATCTATGCTGATAATGTTTTTATAGATATACATAACAGGATTCTATATGTTAAACAAAAATAGCAAATCTTTCCATAAGACTGCGCCCTAACTCAACCGCACGGAGAACAGATCCTTGGACCGCATATAAATGTAGCTGACGACGATGATGGTGAGGATGCCGCCGGCCATGACGGATGGGACTGTGCCGAATGCTTTGGCCATAACTCCCGATTCGAACGCGCCGAGTTCGTTGGAGGAACTTACGAAAATGCCGTTTACGGCGGCTACGCGTCCGCGCATTTCGTCCGGAGGATAAATGAGTAGGATTG of Dyadobacter chenhuakuii contains these proteins:
- a CDS encoding ABC transporter permease codes for the protein MFLNYFKIALRNFRNQRLFSSLNIFGLAIGMAAVWLMVLYVADELSYDRFHEKADRIYRVTHEAKWSTGGFKFAPTSAPYAAALQNDYPEIEKTARISTEGGGTITFAEKKIEAGNIFFTDPSIFGIFTYPLLYGDPKTALQGSQKIVLTKKLAEKLFGDASDALGKTVLFSNNYPNTVTGVLADVPANSHLNFQALRSLPENYTSGWQQSDLYTYILLKNGVDAAKFEHKLDGFFTKYLKSELGNVQYKMSLQPLTSIHLHSDLEYEIGANGNINTIYIFSVVAALILIIACINYVNLYTARSMKRVREVGVRKAVGSKRSQLVAQFLTESFLMTISAGIIGVLLVMIALPFFNELANKSLTMSYGNSWSTALAALGFVVIIGLVSGVYPAFMLSGFRPVIALKGQLGSQIGGAQFRKSLVVFQFAVTVIMIACSGIVYRQLYYVNHKDLGFNKDQVLTFHIDREETRSQINAIKQKLNQSPLIESVAAASNPLGNNGLSSGGLFIETESGEMPGSPQVIKRFSADGDFVKTLEIKLLQGRSFHDNSPADQTNALLVNEALVKKQGWNDPVGKRIRYFIDDKGTTREAKVIGVVADFHTYSLQHKIEPLAIQLPAPSDKDNVYVRIQRGKTQEALAYISNAYKLFDPEAKLDFHFIDENFSRQYQAEQKQGSVLLSFAVLAVVIACLGLFGLAAFAAEARTKEIGVRKVLGASVQNVVLLLSGDFLKLVIIAIIISIPVAVYAMKEWLKSFEYQAGLSWWVFASAGFIALVIALLTVSFQALRAALVNPVESLKSE
- a CDS encoding ABC transporter permease codes for the protein MIQNYFKIAWRNLLKRKFYSLVMIFGLSVGMTFTFLIMSFVWGEMRVNSDLRNADNQYIVRSKWKNPDMGIDMATLGPLGATLKADYPGLVANFYRYDGITVAVSKNDKHFREEVQTGDSTLLAMYGFPLLHGDAKTALNRSNSVAITEEKALKYFGRTDVLGETLTLHNFIGGKQEFQVTAVLKTLGNNSVNNLLPKPVEIFIPLSSLDGRKGAEDNWDFPYMITYIELQNGITPKDLQKPVAQTLATHGSANTKANLEVYLTPLKEYYLDANNGLVRKMIYTLSGVTLFILLMAIVNFVNISIGKSSSRLKEIGVRKVLGSQKMQLVGQFLAESVILALLAMLLSILFYEISRGAFSDILGKPLPSSLVLFPYSLVMPLLCALIIGLMAGIYPAFVLSGISSIDSMKGKLKSIRENVLLRRGLVASQFVIALFVFAGAVVIAKQVDYFFNKNLGYNKESLVSIAVPRDWTPEGLAKMEAIRDQLSQLKEVSNVSLSYEIPNGNNGGHTGLYKSGQDSTQAIHTQFVSTDEKYADTYQIKILAGKFFNAKQGAFQANRIVLNQTAAKALGFANPQDAVGQQVRVHNVPGILTVDGVSADFNFASMHQVIKPLGFFHVKEGNAFRFLTFRLNPSNLGESMAVIENKWRELMPDAPFEYAFMDDTLQKLYQSEMQLKKASQIATILSVVIVLLGVLGMVSLNVARRTRELGIRKVLGASEIGIIMLFLKEFLLVMALAMLISFPLAFLTMKRWLETYAYRIQVGWEPFALVGTGFCLIIIILVCLQTTKAALMNPVKSLRSE
- a CDS encoding DUF5615 family PIN-like protein gives rise to the protein MKLLVDQNISHRLLPLISEGYSEVQHVKSLDLINADDHKIFMFARENNYDAVLTIDDDFVRLLHLFSIPPKVIWIRTGNCSTSALAEILLSKTQSIHEFVESDEYVLYEVFKSV
- a CDS encoding DUF433 domain-containing protein, whose amino-acid sequence is MYIYKNIISIDEGKRSGKPCIREMRITVEDILLWLASGMSFEDIIADFPELTKEDIMVALEFSANQQKKIFYDVAA